In one Pelecanus crispus isolate bPelCri1 chromosome 12, bPelCri1.pri, whole genome shotgun sequence genomic region, the following are encoded:
- the WFIKKN2 gene encoding WAP, Kazal, immunoglobulin, Kunitz and NTR domain-containing protein 2, translating to MDVKGKKGPVGMPKEATCDRFMCIQQGSECDIWDGQPVCKCKDRCEKEPSFTCASDGLTYYNKCYMDAEACIKGITLNVVTCRYHLTWPNTSPIPPETTARPTTAYSETTVIDILPPALVNNPVHQSVYVGETVSFLCDVTGRPKPEITWEKQVDGKDKVIMKPNHVRGNVVVTNIAQLVIYNTQLQDAGIYTCTAKNSGGLLRADFPLSVIKGEPTSKEASQNKTHFPTDECLKQPDSEDCGEEQTRWYYDAKKNNCFTFIYGNCNSNLNHFETYENCMLTCMNGPINICNLPALQGHCKAYEPRWAYNSLTKQCQSFIYGGCGGNENNFESREACEEMCPFPKNTHCKACKPRQKLVTSFCKSDFVILGRITELTEDQDSGHALVTVEEILKDEKMGLKFLGKEPLEITLLNMDWSCPCPNMTTVDGQLIIMGDVHNGMAVLQPDSFVGTSSIRRVRKLREVIHKKTCELLKEFLGLH from the coding sequence ATGGAtgtcaaggggaaaaaagggccAGTGGGAATGCCCAAAGAGGCAACCTGCGACCGTTTCATGTGCATCCAGCAAGGCTCAGAGTGTGACATCTGGGACGGGCAACCCGTCTGCAAGTGCAAGGACAGGTGTGAGAAGGAGCCGAGCTTCACCTGTGCCTCCGACGGGCTCACCTACTACAACAAGTGCTACATGGATGCAGAAGCTTGCATCAAAGGCATTACACTGAATGTAGTCACCTGTAGGTACCACCTTACTTGGCCGAACACCAGCCCTATCCCACCAGAAACAACAGCTCGCCCTACAACTGCCTATTCTGAGACAACGGTCATTGATATCTTGCCACCTGCTCTAGTGAACAACCCCGTCCATCAGTCCGTCTATGTGGGAGAGACCGTCAGCTTCCTCTGTGATGTTACAGGGAGACCGAAGCCAGAAATCACGTGGGAGAAGCAGGTCGATGGGAAAGACAAAGTCATTATGAAGCCAAATCATGTCAGAGGGAACGTCGTGGTCACCAACATCGCCCAACTGGTCATCTACAACACCCAGCTCCAAGACGCAGGCATCTATACCTGCACTGCCAAAAACAGCGGTGGCCTTCTCAGGGCTGATTTCCCTTTGTCAGTCATCAAAGGAGAGCCCACATCCAAAGAAGcttcccaaaacaaaacacattttccaacCGATGAGTGCCTGAAGCAACCAGACAGCGAAGACTGTGGGGAAGAGCAGACCAGGTGGTACTAtgatgcaaagaaaaacaactgctttACTTTCATCTATGGGAACTGTAACAGCAACCTCAACCACTTTGAGACCTATGAGAACTGTATGTTAACATGCATGAATGGCCCAATCAACATTTGCAATCTGCCAGCCCTCCAAGGTCACTGCAAGGCCTATGAGCCCAGATGGGCCTATAACAGCCTGACAAAGCAGTGCCAGTCCTTCATTTATGGTGGGTGTGGAGGCAACGAGAACAACTTTGAGAGCCGGGAGGCCTGCGAAGAGATGTGCCCTTTCCCGAAGAACACGCACTGCAAAGCTTGCAAACCACGCCAGAAGCTGGTGACAAGCTTCTGCAAAAGCGACTTTGTTATCCTGGGCCGTATAACAGAGCTGACCGAAGACCAAGACTCGGGACATGCCCTGGTGACAGTGGAGGAGATTctcaaagatgaaaaaatggGATTAAAATTCCTGGGGAAGGAACCACTAGAAATCACCCTTTTGAACATGGACTGGAGCTGCCCATGTCCCAACATGACCACGGTGGATGGCCAGCTCATCATCATGGGAGACGTCCACAATGGCATGGCTGTCCTACAGCCAGACAGCTTTGTGGGGACCTCCAGCATCCGGCGTGTGCGGAAACTCCGCGAAGTCATCCACAAGAAGACCTGTGAGCTTTTGAAAGAGTTCCTAGGATTGCATTAA